In Candidatus Bathyarchaeia archaeon, the following are encoded in one genomic region:
- a CDS encoding class I SAM-dependent methyltransferase, whose amino-acid sequence MRFACKKVFFGDYAFVVWENVYEPCEDSFLFAENLVVKKGDFVLDVGAGCGFLGIIAAEKASGVVAVDVNPYAVRCAKENSELNGVMDKMFFVRGDLFSPFKPNERFDLVLFNAPYLPVEFSEGAFWIERAWAGGKSGRRVIDRFIREVPGYLRRGGRVLLMQSTLAGVEETLEDFAREGLRANVVARRDLPFFETLVLVEAKR is encoded by the coding sequence ATGCGTTTTGCGTGTAAAAAAGTGTTTTTTGGAGATTATGCTTTTGTTGTTTGGGAGAATGTCTATGAGCCTTGTGAGGATTCGTTTCTTTTTGCTGAGAATTTGGTTGTTAAGAAAGGCGATTTTGTTCTTGATGTGGGTGCAGGCTGTGGCTTTTTGGGCATAATTGCTGCGGAGAAAGCGTCTGGTGTCGTTGCGGTTGATGTGAACCCGTATGCTGTGCGTTGTGCGAAGGAAAATTCTGAGTTGAATGGGGTTATGGATAAAATGTTTTTTGTGCGAGGAGATTTGTTTTCGCCGTTTAAGCCGAATGAGAGATTTGATTTGGTTCTTTTTAATGCTCCTTATTTGCCTGTTGAGTTTAGTGAAGGGGCGTTTTGGATTGAGCGTGCTTGGGCTGGTGGGAAGAGTGGTAGAAGGGTTATTGACCGTTTTATTCGTGAAGTGCCAGGTTATCTTAGGCGTGGTGGGCGTGTGTTGCTTATGCAGTCTACTTTGGCTGGAGTTGAAGAGACTTTGGAAGATTTTGCGAGGGAAGGGTTGAGGGCGAATGTTGTTGCGAGGCGTGATTTGCCTTTTTTTGAGACGTTGGTGCTTGTTGAAGCGAAGCGGTAG
- a CDS encoding GNAT family N-acetyltransferase produces MSCKHCHNQAVYTCTVCGKPLCPQHTRLRTVCPTCQKKPTQNYTITIAKTKKEKDKIRKFVERFWGEQEQLTFNKKFIVTELPAYIAKTKNTIAGFVSFAETQNAIIIVALGILPKYQNAGIGKALIKKVETKTKQSNKKQLLVSTSNDDLPALAFYQSLGFQIYEVKPNAIAEKHGKTIKGISELPVRDELRLRKIIP; encoded by the coding sequence ATGAGTTGCAAACACTGTCATAACCAAGCAGTTTACACATGCACAGTCTGCGGAAAACCACTATGCCCACAACACACTCGATTGCGAACCGTATGCCCAACATGCCAAAAGAAACCCACACAGAACTATACCATCACAATAGCAAAAACAAAAAAAGAAAAAGACAAAATCCGAAAGTTTGTAGAACGCTTCTGGGGAGAACAAGAACAACTAACCTTTAACAAAAAATTCATCGTCACCGAACTCCCAGCCTACATCGCAAAAACAAAAAACACCATTGCTGGCTTCGTCTCATTCGCCGAAACACAAAACGCCATCATAATCGTAGCATTGGGCATACTACCAAAATACCAAAACGCTGGAATAGGCAAAGCACTAATCAAAAAAGTCGAAACAAAAACCAAACAATCAAACAAAAAACAACTACTTGTTTCAACGTCAAACGACGATTTACCAGCATTAGCATTCTACCAAAGCCTAGGCTTCCAAATTTATGAAGTAAAACCAAACGCCATAGCAGAGAAACACGGCAAAACAATAAAAGGAATAAGCGAATTGCCAGTAAGAGACGAACTAAGACTGCGAAAAATCATCCCTTAA
- the rsmA gene encoding 16S rRNA (adenine(1518)-N(6)/adenine(1519)-N(6))-dimethyltransferase RsmA → MDLLAETKFLLRAHRIFPKKRLGQNFLVEPSVFRRMIDYAMVCNRDVVLDVGAGLGFLTRFLAGKCGRVLAVEFDARLVRVLREQLKDLMNVQVIEGDVLKVAVPEFNKVVSVPPYRISSRLFLWLLNRSFDCAVLVFQREFADRLVASVGSDGYGWLAVFAYYFVEVELLDDVSKGMFFPQPKVDSVVVRLKPKKPKPFKLKNEELFKRLVRMLFTQRNRKVRNAVSVFLRGVSSDVVVPFGDRRVRELAPEDFGVLANAFCV, encoded by the coding sequence ATGGACTTGTTGGCTGAGACGAAGTTTTTGCTTCGAGCGCATCGAATTTTTCCGAAGAAGCGTCTAGGACAGAATTTTTTGGTTGAGCCATCGGTTTTTCGGCGGATGATTGATTATGCGATGGTGTGCAATAGGGATGTGGTGTTAGATGTTGGTGCTGGGCTTGGTTTTTTGACGCGTTTTCTTGCTGGCAAGTGTGGGCGTGTTTTGGCTGTTGAATTTGATGCGAGGCTTGTTAGGGTTTTGCGTGAGCAGCTTAAGGATTTGATGAATGTTCAGGTTATTGAGGGTGATGTTCTTAAGGTGGCAGTTCCAGAATTTAATAAGGTTGTTTCTGTTCCTCCTTATCGTATTTCTTCTCGTTTGTTTTTGTGGCTTTTGAATAGAAGTTTTGATTGTGCGGTTTTGGTTTTTCAGAGGGAATTTGCGGATAGGCTTGTGGCTTCTGTGGGGAGTGATGGTTATGGTTGGTTGGCTGTTTTTGCGTATTATTTTGTGGAAGTGGAGTTGTTGGATGATGTTTCGAAGGGGATGTTTTTTCCGCAGCCGAAGGTTGATTCGGTTGTTGTGCGTTTGAAGCCGAAAAAGCCTAAGCCATTCAAGTTAAAGAATGAGGAATTGTTCAAGCGGCTGGTGCGTATGCTGTTTACGCAGCGTAATAGGAAGGTTAGGAATGCTGTGTCGGTTTTTTTGAGGGGTGTGTCCTCTGATGTGGTTGTTCCTTTTGGTGATAGGCGTGTTAGGGAGTTGGCGCCTGAAGATTTTGGAGTGTTAGCTAATGCGTTTTGCGTGTAA
- a CDS encoding 50S ribosomal protein L21e, which translates to MKKSKGYRSGTRRLLRKEPRERGKTKLSKLLYEYPSGSSVVIKIDPSVQKGMPHRRYHGKVGTIVDKRGRSYVVSVMQGDAVKEIIVRPEHLEPFKA; encoded by the coding sequence ATGAAGAAGTCAAAGGGATATCGTTCAGGGACTCGGCGTTTGCTACGTAAGGAACCGCGTGAACGTGGGAAAACGAAGTTGAGCAAGCTTCTGTATGAGTATCCTTCTGGAAGTAGTGTGGTTATAAAGATAGACCCAAGTGTTCAGAAAGGCATGCCGCATAGACGTTACCATGGAAAGGTTGGCACGATAGTTGATAAACGCGGGCGAAGTTATGTCGTAAGCGTTATGCAAGGGGATGCGGTTAAGGAGATTATTGTTAGACCGGAACATTTGGAGCCGTTTAAAGCGTGA
- a CDS encoding DUF2283 domain-containing protein, which yields MEENKVRAWYDKSVDILYMLFEEGPSHEIVEVDPDVHLELNEKGKVIGIEIWNAGKRGLIKQIAKATTETA from the coding sequence ATGGAAGAGAATAAAGTGAGAGCATGGTATGACAAATCGGTTGACATATTGTATATGCTATTTGAAGAGGGCCCAAGTCACGAGATTGTCGAGGTGGACCCTGATGTTCATTTGGAACTTAATGAGAAGGGCAAAGTTATCGGCATAGAGATTTGGAATGCTGGCAAACGCGGTCTCATAAAGCAAATAGCAAAAGCCACAACAGAAACAGCATAA
- a CDS encoding DUF655 domain-containing protein, with product MEKRYEEYAYVLDFLPHGRPGIRPTGRAGYRAGALVQLIGEEFFTLLEALAKEGVTLKLHDRVYVGKDAREEITYIIGRVSYEELTAAAKMELPTAISRIVLNREKWFVNFFNTARAITPRMHALELIPGIGKKYMWQVINERERKPFESFDDLQKRTELPNPVKLITKRVLEELSGESKYRLFTRAQ from the coding sequence ATGGAGAAAAGATACGAAGAATACGCTTACGTCTTAGACTTCTTGCCCCATGGGCGTCCTGGGATTCGTCCTACTGGCAGGGCTGGTTACCGAGCGGGAGCGCTTGTGCAGTTGATAGGTGAAGAGTTTTTTACGCTTTTGGAGGCTTTGGCTAAGGAAGGTGTTACGCTTAAGCTTCATGACCGTGTTTATGTGGGTAAGGATGCGCGTGAGGAGATTACGTATATTATTGGGAGGGTGAGTTATGAGGAGTTGACGGCTGCTGCGAAGATGGAACTTCCCACAGCTATTAGTAGGATAGTTTTGAATCGTGAAAAGTGGTTTGTTAACTTTTTTAATACTGCAAGGGCTATAACGCCTCGGATGCATGCGTTGGAGTTGATTCCTGGTATTGGTAAGAAGTATATGTGGCAAGTTATTAATGAGCGTGAGAGGAAGCCTTTTGAGAGTTTTGATGATTTGCAGAAGCGTACGGAGTTGCCTAATCCGGTTAAGTTGATTACTAAGCGTGTTTTGGAGGAGTTGTCGGGCGAGAGTAAGTATCGGTTGTTTACGAGGGCTCAATAG
- a CDS encoding RNA polymerase Rpb4 family protein: MAGKSEKEKKLTLPEVKKMLESIGEENLDQFQRRTYDYVSKFSKVDAEAAGKLVERLVKEFGLDEEEAVQIVNCMPKSVDELRVFLAAGRKIIETSKLEAIVALLDEHRKVE, from the coding sequence ATGGCGGGAAAAAGTGAGAAGGAAAAGAAGCTTACTCTTCCCGAAGTTAAGAAGATGCTGGAGTCTATTGGCGAGGAGAATCTGGATCAGTTCCAGCGGCGCACTTATGATTATGTTTCTAAGTTTTCGAAGGTAGATGCGGAGGCTGCTGGAAAGCTTGTAGAAAGGCTTGTGAAGGAGTTTGGTTTGGATGAGGAGGAAGCGGTTCAGATAGTTAACTGTATGCCGAAGAGTGTTGATGAGTTAAGGGTTTTTCTTGCTGCTGGACGCAAGATTATTGAGACTTCAAAATTGGAAGCCATAGTTGCCCTTTTGGATGAACATCGAAAAGTTGAATGA
- a CDS encoding tRNA pseudouridine(54/55) synthase Pus10 yields the protein MGFNILKKALKMLEKYPLCDHCLGRQFALLGHGVENDERGKTIKLALTLEAHALAISKTKEGIRILKILATNGFFETAKEILHKMKRRVPEKNLPKACFLCENKFEMTEDLAKKALKWLREYEYNNFLVGVELPLFVEEREDEFRAEFEAVYAESMRTAFGRMLGKKIALYSEKVVEHKKPDVVVLVNPFTDKIVLQVNPLFISGRYKKLARGIPQSKWFCSNCRGKGCEKCNWTGKMYPESVEEIIGKLFLDTTCGAKTSFHASGREDIDARMLGKGRPFVIEISRPKKRFLDLKKLENEVNAYAKGKVEVSNLKFSSKDAIRRLKRAESSQKEYRVIVEFEDEITEEEMRLLEDKLTNAIIKQKTPTRVLHRRADLTREKYIYDVKVKVLSPKKAEMKIRCQGGLYVKELVTGDDGRTTPSVSELLKNRAKPIKLDVLNVVMKD from the coding sequence ATGGGGTTTAACATTTTAAAAAAAGCGTTAAAAATGCTTGAAAAGTATCCTTTGTGCGACCATTGTTTAGGAAGACAATTCGCTCTACTTGGGCATGGAGTAGAAAACGACGAACGAGGAAAAACAATAAAACTTGCATTAACTTTGGAAGCGCACGCATTAGCCATTTCTAAAACTAAAGAAGGCATCAGAATCCTCAAAATTCTTGCGACAAACGGTTTTTTTGAAACAGCCAAAGAAATATTGCATAAAATGAAAAGGCGAGTGCCGGAAAAGAATCTGCCTAAGGCATGTTTTTTGTGCGAAAACAAATTTGAAATGACTGAAGATTTGGCAAAAAAAGCATTAAAGTGGCTTAGGGAATATGAATATAACAACTTTTTGGTGGGCGTAGAATTACCTCTTTTTGTAGAGGAGCGAGAGGACGAGTTTAGGGCTGAGTTTGAGGCGGTATATGCTGAAAGTATGCGAACCGCATTTGGAAGGATGTTGGGTAAAAAGATTGCTTTGTATAGTGAGAAGGTTGTGGAACATAAGAAGCCCGATGTGGTTGTGCTTGTTAATCCATTCACTGACAAGATAGTGCTTCAAGTGAACCCTCTTTTCATTTCTGGGCGCTACAAGAAACTTGCCAGAGGCATACCGCAGTCAAAATGGTTCTGTTCGAACTGCAGAGGAAAAGGTTGCGAAAAATGTAATTGGACTGGGAAGATGTATCCGGAATCGGTTGAGGAGATTATTGGGAAATTGTTTTTGGACACGACATGTGGTGCAAAAACATCGTTTCATGCTTCTGGAAGGGAAGACATTGATGCTCGTATGCTTGGCAAAGGTAGACCTTTCGTGATTGAAATTTCGAGACCTAAGAAGCGGTTCTTGGACCTTAAGAAATTAGAAAACGAAGTGAATGCTTATGCAAAAGGTAAGGTTGAAGTCTCGAATCTAAAATTTTCAAGCAAAGATGCGATTCGAAGGTTGAAGAGGGCTGAATCTTCTCAGAAAGAATACCGTGTAATAGTCGAGTTTGAGGATGAAATCACGGAAGAAGAAATGCGGCTTCTTGAAGATAAATTAACAAATGCAATTATCAAACAAAAGACGCCAACCCGTGTTTTGCATAGGCGAGCAGATTTGACACGGGAAAAGTACATATATGACGTGAAAGTAAAGGTTTTGTCGCCTAAAAAGGCTGAGATGAAAATACGATGCCAAGGAGGGCTTTACGTTAAAGAATTGGTGACTGGGGATGATGGAAGAACAACTCCGAGCGTTTCAGAACTTCTCAAGAACAGAGCGAAGCCTATAAAACTTGATGTTTTGAACGTGGTTATGAAAGATTGA
- a CDS encoding signal recognition particle protein Srp54: MALERLGSTLYEALKKVFKASIVDEATVKELVRDIQRALLQADVNVKLVLDISKQIEERALKEKVPPGISRREHVIKVVYEELTRFLGEKPAPIKVEPGKRNVIMLVGIQGSGKTTAAAKLARYYQKRGLKPALICVDTYRPGAYAQLQQLANRINVPLYGDPKAKDPVKIALDGLKQFHNKEIVIIDTAGRHKEEQELIKEMKMLEKNIKPDEIVLVIDGTIGQQATVQAKAFNEATPLGSIIVTKLDGSARGGGALSAVAATGAPIKFISTGEKVEDIEAFIPSRFVGRLLGMGDLETLLEKVREAEIKVPEKKAKAILSGKFTLTDMYEQFEAMKGMGTFRKLLKMVPGMSYDIPEDMLNTAEDRLEKWRVMIQSMTPEEKNNPKIFNASRIKRVARGSGTSEKEVKELLKQYVMMRKMLKSLRRKKKLPFFGKGLPLDFK; encoded by the coding sequence ATGGCACTAGAACGCTTGGGCTCCACACTTTACGAAGCCCTAAAAAAAGTTTTCAAAGCATCCATCGTAGATGAGGCTACAGTCAAAGAGCTTGTGCGCGACATACAAAGGGCTCTGCTGCAAGCAGACGTCAACGTTAAACTTGTACTAGACATTTCCAAACAAATAGAAGAAAGAGCCCTAAAAGAAAAAGTCCCTCCAGGCATTTCACGCCGCGAACACGTAATAAAAGTTGTTTATGAAGAATTAACTCGTTTCCTCGGAGAAAAACCAGCACCAATAAAAGTGGAACCCGGAAAACGCAACGTGATAATGCTTGTTGGAATTCAAGGTTCAGGAAAAACAACCGCGGCGGCTAAACTTGCAAGATACTACCAAAAGAGAGGATTAAAACCAGCGCTAATATGCGTTGACACGTACAGACCCGGAGCGTATGCGCAATTGCAACAATTAGCAAATAGAATAAATGTGCCATTATACGGCGACCCAAAAGCAAAAGACCCTGTTAAAATCGCACTTGACGGTTTAAAACAATTCCACAACAAGGAAATTGTGATAATCGATACGGCAGGACGCCACAAAGAGGAACAAGAACTAATTAAAGAAATGAAAATGCTTGAAAAAAACATTAAACCCGACGAAATTGTGCTTGTAATTGATGGAACAATCGGACAACAAGCAACAGTTCAAGCGAAAGCTTTCAATGAAGCCACACCTTTAGGCTCAATTATCGTTACAAAATTGGACGGTTCTGCGCGAGGTGGCGGTGCTCTTTCCGCGGTTGCTGCTACTGGTGCTCCTATAAAATTCATCAGCACCGGCGAGAAAGTGGAAGACATAGAAGCCTTCATTCCTTCCCGTTTCGTTGGCAGGCTCTTAGGCATGGGTGACCTTGAAACTCTGTTGGAGAAAGTTCGCGAAGCAGAGATTAAAGTGCCAGAGAAGAAAGCCAAAGCTATTCTGAGTGGCAAGTTCACGTTGACAGACATGTATGAGCAGTTCGAAGCCATGAAAGGCATGGGAACTTTTCGGAAGCTTTTGAAAATGGTTCCAGGCATGTCTTACGATATACCTGAGGATATGTTGAACACTGCTGAAGACCGTCTGGAAAAGTGGCGTGTAATGATTCAGTCTATGACGCCGGAAGAAAAGAATAATCCAAAAATTTTCAACGCCTCCAGAATAAAGCGTGTTGCAAGGGGTTCTGGAACAAGCGAGAAGGAAGTGAAAGAACTTCTGAAACAATACGTGATGATGCGTAAAATGTTAAAGTCGCTTAGACGAAAGAAGAAGTTGCCGTTCTTTGGGAAAGGCTTACCGCTTGATTTTAAGTAA
- a CDS encoding DUF3795 domain-containing protein, producing the protein MVRVVGYCGIVCSDCPVFVATQKDNDAERKRVAEIFTKQYEREYKLEDINCDGCVGDGARIFWYCNECGIRKCGRAKKVENCGFCVEYPCERLSELFGKYGVAKEVLDGIRRERGIVKG; encoded by the coding sequence TTGGTTAGGGTTGTTGGTTATTGTGGGATAGTCTGCTCTGATTGTCCTGTTTTTGTTGCTACGCAGAAGGATAATGATGCAGAGCGGAAGCGTGTAGCTGAAATTTTTACCAAGCAGTATGAGCGGGAATACAAGTTAGAGGATATTAATTGTGATGGTTGTGTAGGCGATGGTGCGCGGATTTTTTGGTATTGTAATGAGTGTGGGATAAGGAAGTGTGGTAGAGCGAAGAAGGTTGAGAATTGTGGTTTTTGTGTGGAGTATCCTTGTGAGCGGCTTTCTGAGTTGTTTGGTAAGTATGGTGTGGCGAAGGAAGTGTTGGATGGTATTAGGCGTGAACGTGGTATTGTTAAGGGATGA